The genomic stretch AGCAGGTCATTAATGGTCTTTACTGGAGTAAACGTCTCCAGTGGTACTTCCACGAAAATTGTATTCCAGTCAGACATGGCGCCATTCCACAGGCCCGGTAATTCCAGGGCTTTCAGCGCTTTTCCGTTCAGGGACTTCTCACTGATCAGTCCCGCCTCTTGGTCCGTAAACTGGTGTAGGGAAAAGTTGCTACCATCCCGCCTTTTGATGGAACAAACCAAGTCTACCGGATTGAAGTGGGTGCTTTCTGTCAATAATGCATCCTGCTTTTCGGGATCTATCTGTGCCTTTTCTACGATCTGGAGAGAAACTGTACCGTCCGGATTCTTGGCCCAAAATGGCCCTCCTCCTGGTTCACCTGTATTTCTCACCATTCCACAAACACGGATAGGCCTTTCCAGCTTCCCCACAAGAAACGATCGCTGCTCCAGCAATGAGCTGTGCCAATAATTTTCTGGAAGCACCACACACAGTTCACGCTGTAAAAAATCTTCAATTTCTTCTTTTACCCCATCCCTACCCTCGTGCAGGGCATCCAAATAATCAAAAATTTGCTGTTGGATGGTAAGGAGTAATCCTCCCATGGCCATTTTATATTCTTTTGAAATCAAACTGGCCCTTTCTCCAGCGACATTGTCAATGTTCTTGATATAAATCAAGTCACCGTCAATTTCTGCCAGGTTGCTCAACAAGGCCCCATGTCCTCCTGGCCTAAACAGCAAACTTCCGTCATTCTTGAGAAAAGGGGTGTGGTCCACATTGACAGCGATCGTGTCGGTAGAAGGTTTTTGCTGGGAAAAGGTCACTTCAAATGTGATCTTATGGTCCTTTTCAAGCAAGGATTTTACCCGGTCACACTCTGCTTTAAATCCTTCCAAATGCTCTTTTGAGACAGTAAAATGCAGGTTTACCTTGCCCCCTTTGCCCACTCCATAGTGCAGGCCCTCTACAAAATGTTCGTGTACGGGAGTCCTTTCATGATCTTCATACCGGTGAAACTTCAATAAGCCCTTTGGCAAGCTTCCATATCCCAACCCGCTGTTGTTTAAGAATTGAGAAATGATCAGTTTAAAGTCTTTATCCTGTAATGCCAGCCCAACATAGCTTCCGATCCCAGCAAGGCTTTTGTCGAGATCTTCATAAAAAGGGAAGTTTTTCAGGTATTTTATAAATTGCTCGGCATCTTGGTTATACGCCAAGTAGCCATCACCATCCAAAAATTCGAAGAGCTTCTTAAACATTCTTGATGCTGCTCCACTGGCTGGTACAAATTTGACAATATTGAGGCTATTGCTTTGCGCTAAATAGTGCTCTCCCAACCTTTTGATTTGCCCTTCAGACAGCACTGTAACTCCATCAGTAGCTTGGGCAGGACGGACAATGGACAAATAAGGAAATCCTTTGGCAAACCGGTTGATCTGATCCATAACAGTTGGTAAGGATTTACCCTGTATAGAAATTTTTTCTGATAATGCTTCCATAAATTTAAAATGCTTTAGATGTGGTGTGGTTAAATCTGTCGTCAAACTCAGTGGCAATATCCCGTAGAAATAGCCCAAAAAGGAAAGCCCTCAATAAAGGACTTCCCTTCTTTGAACTACACACTTACTACACACGGCAGAAAAAATATCAGGCCGTTCCAATGGTATACACCCTGAAACCAATATCTCTCAACTTTTGCTTGTCCAGCACACTTCTTCCATCAAAAACCTGGGCGGGCTTAAGCATATTGTCATAGATTTTTTGCCAATCATAATCGATAAACTCATCCCATTCGGTCAGTACTGCCACAGCATGGGCACCTTTACAGGCCTCGTACGGACAAGGCTCTGCTTTCATGAGCTTTCTATTGTCCACCTTGTTTCTGGAATTAAGATAATCCAAATCACTGTGCATCTGTTCCTCTCTTACTTTTGGGTCAAACACCGTTATTTTGGCATCCTCATTGAGCAGGTGGTCTGCCACATAGATCGCAGCGGATTCACGGGTATCGTTGGTATCCTTTTTAAAGGCCCAGCCGAGGAACGCTATTTTTTTGCCGCTGACCGTATTGTATAGTGAGCGGATGATGTTTTTGGCAAACCTTCCTTTTTGGTGATCATTGATCTTGATGACTTGCTCCCAATAATCGGCCACACTGGTCAATCCATAACTTCGGCTGATGTACACCAGGTTGAGAATGTCCTTCTGAAAGCAAGATCCTCCAAAGCCTACAGAGGCTTTTAGAAATTTACTACCAATTCTACTGTCGGTGCCAATGGCCCGTGATACCTCGTTAATATCCGCTTCAGTACTTTCACACAGCTCAGACAGGGCATTGATGGATGATACTCGCTGTGCCAAAAAGGCATTGGCCGTTAGTTTCGAAAGTTCTGAGGACCAAACATTGGTCGTCAGGATTTTCTCCCTTGCCACCCAGTGGCCATAAACATCCACTAATGCTTCCATCGCCTCACGCCCTTCGGCTGTTTTGGTATCCCCACCAATCAGCACCCGGTCTGGATCCATCAAATCTTCGATGGCCGTTCCTTCGGCCAAAAACTCGGGATTGGAAAGGATCTGAAACTTAGTACCATTACCGGTGTTTTCCAGAATGTCCCTGATGGCTTCTGCAGTACGCACAGGCAGCGTGGATTTTTCCACCACAATCTTATCGGATTCCGCTGCTGCAGCGATCTGACGGGCACAAAGCTCGATCCACTTCAGATCAGCTGCCTGGCCTTTTCCTTCTCCATAGGTCTTGGTGGGCGTGTTGACAGAGATAAAGATCATGTCTGCTTCTTGGATGGCGCCTTCCACATTGGTGCAGAATCTAAGGTTCCTGCCCCTTGCTTCGGCGACTATCTTGTCCAAGCCCGGTTCGTACACCGGAAGATTGTCCAAATTTTCGTCGTTCCATGCTTTGATTCTTTCTTCATTGATGTCCACTACGGTCACGTAGATATCCGGACATTTTTGGGCTATTACAGCCATGGTGGGACCGCCAACGTATCCGGCACCAATACAACATATTTTTTCGACTTTCATTCGATTAATTAATTGATGGTTTAAAAACAATGAACTAAACAGTAGCGCTGTAAAAACATTGGGAAATTCCCCTTAGGTATTGGGTTATCGTTTTTATGTAAAAGGTGAATCGATTCTTGTGTTAATGACCGTATTATTCTTTTTAAAGCTAAAGTTCCAAGGCCGGAAAGGTGTACCGTTTCAAGGTCTGCCGACAGTAATGTATGATCCTTACTGAAGGGATAATTGAGTGTAGTTTGTAACTACCCCCAGATAAGAGTATCAAATAACAAATAGCCGCACCCCTTATCCCGACTCTGTCCTGCCTTGGCAGACAGGCTCAATATTAGGAAGTGCCACGTCGGAGACTTGCCACAACCGGAGAATAACTCCATGGCAATTTCTGCCTACCATGCCGGTAAGCAGGCAACTTATGCCTTAGGAATCAACTTAATTATTACAATGGGCTTCTCCGTCCCAGCAGATACTAAAATTTCGCCCCACTGGGGTGCGACGTCTCACGCTCTTCCGTCTCTTCATCTTCCACGGTCATATGACACCGGACACCCCACACCCAACGCTTTCACCATTCGGACAGTGGAAGAGACCGGAATTCGGGTGGGACGGAGACTGATCCTGGGATCAGCAGCACTTCTATCACTGCTGACTCTTCTTCTTTGACATCAATGTCAAATCCAACCAGCTTTGCTCCCTTATGGGATACTTTGGACTGACCGTGGTTATTTACCGGCCGGATGTGAATCTTGGCATTTTTGGGGGATGATATTTTAAGACGAAGCGTTTTTCCTGCTTTTTCCAGAATGGCTTCATTGTCTTTTACTTTTATCCTCGCCTTGGTTACCATCTTCCAACAAACATTTACTCCTTTGTCAGAAGCCGCTATTTCATCCCGGATGATCACGTATTCTTTTTCTTTGATCCCTACACCTCGATTGATTTTTCTGTCTTTTCGCAAAAAGGTATCGCTCAGATCACCGATAGCAAATTGAAAACCCTCTCGATCACCCCATCGAATCAATTCCGCTTTTCCACCCACATCCATCAGCGAATCATCCAATGTCAGGGTATTATGGCCATGGTTGCTGGTCCTGGTTAGAGACCATCGGTCTCCATGCTGCTTATCATCCCAAAGCTTGACGTGCTTGAAGACAGCTGCATGATAATTTTGCATTGGCATGTCGATGGCCCACCGTACCCCATCCGCTTCGAGGATAAAAGACCCCATATCCATATGTCCATGATGTTCCCGGGGATTGCCCAGCTTAAATCCCAAAAACAGGGCCGAGGGATCCTCCCATGAAGACCGCATCACGGCCATGGCATTTGTTCCATTTCCTGCCCAACAAAGCCCGTCAGGATAAGTGACCTTCTCCAAAGGAAGCGAAGCCCCCATTAGTAGGGTCACCGGAAGCAACCGGTATTCTTTTAAATCATCGGTTTGTTGATTTTCGAGTAATTGCTTTTCATTCCATAAGAGGGAAAGATCTCCCAACTCCTTTGCCATCCAGAAAATAGCCGGATTGAAACTGGTGACAGAAAATACATCACTCCAATTGAAAGGTTCCCCAGTCTGACCTATCATGTGGGTATAAAAAGCTCCTGATTTTAAAAAACACTCTGGAAGTTGAGCCTTTTTATACTGTAAATTTTCCAACGTATAAAACATCATACTGCTGTACGAACTACCATATATCCAGTACATAAAACCTTCCGGATATATCCCGTCCGGACAATACTCCTCCAAGGCCCTGTCTGTGAGCCTCAGTGATCGATCGATGGTCTTTTGTGCGATGTCGGGATAACTTTCATAAACCGACACCGCCCCCAAACATAAAGCAGCATTGATGACTTGGCCCCAATTATTGTTTAATTGTTGAAAATCGCTGTAGCGTTGATCATAGGAAGGCTCCAGTCCTTTTTTCAGAATGGATCTGCTGACAAGCCCCCTTTCCTCCTTCGACAGCTGGGGATACAGCCAATCATATCCTACTGCAGCCGCCATGGTGATCTCTGCCAAGTCCAAAAACACCTCCGGATTCCAATCCTCAAAACTACAGATATTAAGCAATTCCTCTTTGGCCTTTTTCTGATACGCAGGTTGCCGGGTCATATGATAGGCATAGCCCAAAAACAGCACACGCCTTATCGCTTCCCGAGATTGGTTGATCCTGTTTTTTCCCTGTATCTTCCCTGTCAATTTTGGACTGGAAAGTAATTTTTCCGCCTCCCCCATTACCAACTTGTCCAAATCTTCCCAATGCGCATTCTTGCTGATCTGGCCTTTCAGTTCCGCCATCGCCTCTTTCTGAAAAAAGATTCTCGGATGGGCATAACGTTCAATGCTGTTTTTATCAGTTGGCTGGCACCTTACCTGCTGAAGGGTTACCCCAAAAAGGATTCCTATCACCATCCATTTTTTGAAGATGATGAATGGCTTGATGATTGGGAAAAGCCGTAAACTATTGACTAAAAGAAATACGATAATCGTCCAGGTTATCTGTAATCAGGTTTGAAAATATTTTTCCGCCATCTTCATTGAGATGGTCTTCATCCGAAAACAAATCATTTCTTTTCAAAAATACTTTTTGAAAGTCCAGTACCCTACAGCCATGCTTTTTGAGCACCTCGTCTGCACCGAAATTGGCCGAACTCATCGCGGTATAGTAAGCAGAAGTGAGGGGATATTTCATACCGATTACCTCTACATCATGGGCTTTGCACATCTCAATCATGGTTTCCAGGTCTTGGGCTAGCTTATCGGACTTTCTCAAATTACTGAAATGTAAATCGACCCGTTTTCTACCCAGAAAAGCCTTGTTTTCTTTTTCATTCCACTCTTCCCTGACCAAATTATTTTTCAAAAAGGACTTCGTTCTTGCCAAAAATATATCCCTGTTTTTGGGACTTATCAATGAGAAGTACCTTTTTATGTATTTCAGGTAAGTGTATTTCCAAAAACCATATGCCGAAGTCACTTCATCCACATAATTGAGTGATGCTTCAATGTTATTTAGATTTTCACGATAATTGGATAAAAGGTGATTATCCACAGAGATAATCACATAATCCATGTCATGATTCTTCAGGTAATACTGCAGTTTGTTCCTCATATCCTCATAAGAATCACTTCCCCATGATACATTGACAATCCCCTCGTCCTTTAGGGTTTGTTTCAGAGGAAGGCCATGGGAATCGGCCATGATGATACCCTTTAGTTTTTGGTCTTTGATCTCTCTGATCATCCTGGTATAAGGCTCGTAATATAGACCGTCCACCACAAAGGTCACCAGAATATTGATGGCTAATACCCCCAGTAAGAATGGAGATAATTTTTGAAAATATTCTTTCATGATTATCTAAAATTGGAAGTAAATAAACTCGATTTCATTGGAGTAGTTGCCGGCAAAATAGATCAGTATAACAACCCCGTAATACACGCCATATCGCAATGGACGTCTCCATTTCACTCCTATGGATTGGATCGCAAAATCTTCCTCTTTTCCTAGCCATTCGATGGCTACAAATAATACCACCAAGGCCAAAATCCCTATAGGAAACACCTCCGGCTTAGCTAAAATGGAGGCTGAAAATATATTGGCAATGTAATCAATGGCCATGGCCACGCTTTCGGCTCTGAAAAACACCCACGCAAGACAGGTAAGGCCAAAGGTTACCAGGATTTGTCCTGCCTCTTTCCATGTCGGGAACAATTTTCCTTCCGCTGCCTGATCCAAATTACTTCTGTTCTTACCAACCAACATCAACGGCAAAAAATAGAGTGCATTCAAAGCTCCCCAAATGACAAAAGTCCAGTTGGCACCATGCCAAAATCCACTGACCAAAAATATGATAAAGGTGTTCCTGATTTTCATCCATAATCCTCCCCGGCTTCCTCCCAGTGGAATGTACAGGTAATCCCTGAACCAAGTGGAAAGCGATATATGCCACCTCCTCCAAAACTCAGCAATATCCCTGGAAAAATACGGAAAGGCAAAATTCTTCATAAGGTCAAACCCAAACAACCTGGAAACACCGATCGCTATATCAGAATATCCGGAAAAGTCCCCGTAAATCTGAAAGGCAAACAGCACCGCCCCCAAGACTAAGGTGCTGGCAGAATACTCCTGGTAGTTTTGAAAGATTATATTGACATATTCGGCGCAATTGTCCGCTATCACCACCTTCTTAAAGAACCCCCAAAGAATCTGTTTGGTACCGTCTGCAGCTAATGCATAATCGAATTTTCTTTTGCTGTAAAACTGCGGCAATAGGTGTGTTGCCCGCTCTATTGGCCCGGCTACCAGCTGTGGAAAAAAACTTACAAAGGTGGCAAAACTCACGAAATCCTTTGCCGGTTCCAGTTTCCGCTTATAGACATCGATCGAGTAACTCAACGTCTGAAAAGTATAAAAACTGATACCGACCGGAAGCACTATACTGATGGCTCGGGGGTGGATTTGCTGCCCAAATAAGCTGAACATTTCCGTAAAACTGTCAGTAAAGAAATTGTAATATTTAAAAAATCCCAAGAATCCCAGATTGACCAATATGCTGCAGGTCAACAGCCATTTACGTTTGGGCTCATCATCTGTCTTATCCATTCCCCTGCCAATCAGATAATCCAGAACCGTACTGAACAAGATCAGCGATAAAAACCTCCAGTCCCACCAACCATAAAACACATAGCTGGCTGCTAATAACAGGACGTTTTGCTGTTTGATGTTTTTAGGAAAAACAAACCAATAGAGAAAAAACAGCAATGGCAAGAAAACAGCAAAATCTAGTGAATTGAACAACATTCCCTATAATGTTTATCGATAAGTTGGGTGAATAAGTCAGTTACGATAGAAGGAATTTTTGGGTGTACTGGGAAATGTGGTTGGTTAGGACTTTATCCGCTTAAGTGGAGGTTTTCTGAGATCACTGGCTGCCAGCCTAAAGATATACCACGGCTCGATCAAATAGCGAAACCAAAACCTATTGGGATCTTCCTGTAGCCTGTATAGCCATTCGAGCCCTGTCCTGCCCATCCATCTTGGAGGAGTGCTGACGGTGCCCGCCACGTATTCTATGGCGGCTCCACAAGTCATGATTACCGGGGCATTCAGTTCATCTTTATTGCCAAGGATCCAATGCTCTTGTCGCGGCATTCCCATCCCCACGATCAGAATATCTGGATCATACGTATTGATCATCGTCACTATATCATGGTTTTCCTTGCTTTCTTTTTGGCTGTCAAAGTATCCGTGACGATAGTTTATTTCCAGTCCTTTATACTTGTCTTTCAAAATCTTAACACCTTTGGAAACACTGACTTCATCTGCTCCCAAGTAAAACACCTTCAGGTTTTCGTCCCTGACACGTTCCATTAATGGGTCCATCAGATCCACCCAGGTCAGGCGGTTTTCTTTGGTAAGCGGATAGCCCAACGCTTTTCCCAGCCATACCAACGGCATACCGTCTATGCGCTTTCTGGCAATGGCATAGAGGCTTTTGAGCTGTTCCGAATTTGATTTGTGATAGGTATAGATCCCGTGAAGATTTTGGCTGAGGATGATATTTCTTTCTTTTGATCGCGCAGAGTGGACCATAAAATCGAGCAGTGAAGACAAGTTAAAATCATCCACTTCTGTTCCTAGTAGTTGGTAGGCCATATCAGTTTAGTGTTTTCGTTTCTTTCAAAATGTATTCGATCCTGGATTTCCAGCTGTGGGATTTTACGACGGGCTGCCTGATGGTATCCACATCAAACTTCCCTTCCTGAAAAAAGCGGTATGCCATGCGGATTTTTTCCACTAAGTCCTCCACATTTCCTGACTTGAAACAAAAACCGTTATTCCCATCCTGGATCATATTGGCGGCATCCTGGAATTTTGCCGCAATAACGGGCTTGCCCATAGAAAGGTATTCGTAAATTTTTAATGGTGAATGGTACATCTTCCCTGATGTGGTGGCCACCTGGCCTGAATAGCACACATCAAAACCACCGATGTAACTCGGAATCTGGTTCCATGGTTTGCGGCCGACAAACCTAACGGTATCTTCCAGTCCGGCTTGCTTGCAGTCTGCTTCCCATTCATTCTTTTTCAGCCCATCGCCTACCACCGTTACCTTGATTGGAATTTCCTTTCTAAGGATTTCTACAGCTTTGATCAGCACATCCACTCCGCACCAGGCGATCACGGAGCCCACAAATCCTACAGTAAATTCTTCATGCTCACGGATGGGAGCCACACTGTTCGGATCAAAACGGTCGGTATCCACTCCATTGGGCACGACAAATATTTTG from Echinicola soli encodes the following:
- a CDS encoding DUF4301 family protein — translated: MEALSEKISIQGKSLPTVMDQINRFAKGFPYLSIVRPAQATDGVTVLSEGQIKRLGEHYLAQSNSLNIVKFVPASGAASRMFKKLFEFLDGDGYLAYNQDAEQFIKYLKNFPFYEDLDKSLAGIGSYVGLALQDKDFKLIISQFLNNSGLGYGSLPKGLLKFHRYEDHERTPVHEHFVEGLHYGVGKGGKVNLHFTVSKEHLEGFKAECDRVKSLLEKDHKITFEVTFSQQKPSTDTIAVNVDHTPFLKNDGSLLFRPGGHGALLSNLAEIDGDLIYIKNIDNVAGERASLISKEYKMAMGGLLLTIQQQIFDYLDALHEGRDGVKEEIEDFLQRELCVVLPENYWHSSLLEQRSFLVGKLERPIRVCGMVRNTGEPGGGPFWAKNPDGTVSLQIVEKAQIDPEKQDALLTESTHFNPVDLVCSIKRRDGSNFSLHQFTDQEAGLISEKSLNGKALKALELPGLWNGAMSDWNTIFVEVPLETFTPVKTINDLLRAEHQPVV
- a CDS encoding UDP-glucose 6-dehydrogenase — its product is MKVEKICCIGAGYVGGPTMAVIAQKCPDIYVTVVDINEERIKAWNDENLDNLPVYEPGLDKIVAEARGRNLRFCTNVEGAIQEADMIFISVNTPTKTYGEGKGQAADLKWIELCARQIAAAAESDKIVVEKSTLPVRTAEAIRDILENTGNGTKFQILSNPEFLAEGTAIEDLMDPDRVLIGGDTKTAEGREAMEALVDVYGHWVAREKILTTNVWSSELSKLTANAFLAQRVSSINALSELCESTEADINEVSRAIGTDSRIGSKFLKASVGFGGSCFQKDILNLVYISRSYGLTSVADYWEQVIKINDHQKGRFAKNIIRSLYNTVSGKKIAFLGWAFKKDTNDTRESAAIYVADHLLNEDAKITVFDPKVREEQMHSDLDYLNSRNKVDNRKLMKAEPCPYEACKGAHAVAVLTEWDEFIDYDWQKIYDNMLKPAQVFDGRSVLDKQKLRDIGFRVYTIGTA
- a CDS encoding heparinase II/III domain-containing protein; its protein translation is MVIGILFGVTLQQVRCQPTDKNSIERYAHPRIFFQKEAMAELKGQISKNAHWEDLDKLVMGEAEKLLSSPKLTGKIQGKNRINQSREAIRRVLFLGYAYHMTRQPAYQKKAKEELLNICSFEDWNPEVFLDLAEITMAAAVGYDWLYPQLSKEERGLVSRSILKKGLEPSYDQRYSDFQQLNNNWGQVINAALCLGAVSVYESYPDIAQKTIDRSLRLTDRALEEYCPDGIYPEGFMYWIYGSSYSSMMFYTLENLQYKKAQLPECFLKSGAFYTHMIGQTGEPFNWSDVFSVTSFNPAIFWMAKELGDLSLLWNEKQLLENQQTDDLKEYRLLPVTLLMGASLPLEKVTYPDGLCWAGNGTNAMAVMRSSWEDPSALFLGFKLGNPREHHGHMDMGSFILEADGVRWAIDMPMQNYHAAVFKHVKLWDDKQHGDRWSLTRTSNHGHNTLTLDDSLMDVGGKAELIRWGDREGFQFAIGDLSDTFLRKDRKINRGVGIKEKEYVIIRDEIAASDKGVNVCWKMVTKARIKVKDNEAILEKAGKTLRLKISSPKNAKIHIRPVNNHGQSKVSHKGAKLVGFDIDVKEEESAVIEVLLIPGSVSVPPEFRSLPLSEW
- a CDS encoding MBOAT family O-acyltransferase, translated to MLFNSLDFAVFLPLLFFLYWFVFPKNIKQQNVLLLAASYVFYGWWDWRFLSLILFSTVLDYLIGRGMDKTDDEPKRKWLLTCSILVNLGFLGFFKYYNFFTDSFTEMFSLFGQQIHPRAISIVLPVGISFYTFQTLSYSIDVYKRKLEPAKDFVSFATFVSFFPQLVAGPIERATHLLPQFYSKRKFDYALAADGTKQILWGFFKKVVIADNCAEYVNIIFQNYQEYSASTLVLGAVLFAFQIYGDFSGYSDIAIGVSRLFGFDLMKNFAFPYFSRDIAEFWRRWHISLSTWFRDYLYIPLGGSRGGLWMKIRNTFIIFLVSGFWHGANWTFVIWGALNALYFLPLMLVGKNRSNLDQAAEGKLFPTWKEAGQILVTFGLTCLAWVFFRAESVAMAIDYIANIFSASILAKPEVFPIGILALVVLFVAIEWLGKEEDFAIQSIGVKWRRPLRYGVYYGVVILIYFAGNYSNEIEFIYFQF
- a CDS encoding WecB/TagA/CpsF family glycosyltransferase — protein: MAYQLLGTEVDDFNLSSLLDFMVHSARSKERNIILSQNLHGIYTYHKSNSEQLKSLYAIARKRIDGMPLVWLGKALGYPLTKENRLTWVDLMDPLMERVRDENLKVFYLGADEVSVSKGVKILKDKYKGLEINYRHGYFDSQKESKENHDIVTMINTYDPDILIVGMGMPRQEHWILGNKDELNAPVIMTCGAAIEYVAGTVSTPPRWMGRTGLEWLYRLQEDPNRFWFRYLIEPWYIFRLAASDLRKPPLKRIKS
- a CDS encoding glycosyltransferase family 4 protein — its product is MKLLYLSGAPRVSTQLKADAGGARAHILGVINGFKALNWDVSEFIVGNRIMKAGHKTDFQKSLSKSFFKRLAADIIRITYGMYNTRLSYRKHRHVDCVYERLGAFQLMGMKFRKNGVPWILETNSVLYEEAKNDRKSIILSGVCKRMEARAYASCDYLICVTDELKTMVLDHFNIDPAKIFVVPNGVDTDRFDPNSVAPIREHEEFTVGFVGSVIAWCGVDVLIKAVEILRKEIPIKVTVVGDGLKKNEWEADCKQAGLEDTVRFVGRKPWNQIPSYIGGFDVCYSGQVATTSGKMYHSPLKIYEYLSMGKPVIAAKFQDAANMIQDGNNGFCFKSGNVEDLVEKIRMAYRFFQEGKFDVDTIRQPVVKSHSWKSRIEYILKETKTLN